A genome region from Salvelinus alpinus chromosome 26, SLU_Salpinus.1, whole genome shotgun sequence includes the following:
- the LOC139554348 gene encoding zinc transporter ZIP4-like gives METIYRCFPVILLCLSFNLFSYAWCSPMDVYGKVVELVSPGEEYLDEMSVRSFFKQLEKRVQCPGVSCEKCLSVQSVDQLVGNFTSTGGLLHNEGFFRVAAGCCLYLSSPSEACSAVRAGRWGDETDNFIHEITGYEHGDGHGDMESSGIKTLLHNLKKHYRPDQQYDQQCLTGQDILEEMNDGVPHNMDVVFGYIVYHALRGDCMTARALPEEDYFLDFIFNSFGSDNITIHELEGLMNSLQLGGVHEEDHDHRDQEGHKDEHGHDDHVDHDHSDHSTVSRGRGGRSGGDAFRTSHEEGYHHRNISSWELPCFLHVDVFQSCFLHVDVFQPCFLHVDVFQSCFRHVDVFQPCFLHVDVFQPCFLHVDVFQPCFLHVDVFQPCFLHVGVFQSCFLHVGVFQPCFLHVDVFQPCFLHVGVFQPCFLHVGVFQPCFLHVGVFQPCFLHVGVFQPCFLHVDVFQSCFLHVDVFQPCFLHVDVFHPCFLHVDMCFSPEELIKIHGLNGSSLSRSDVARLSPALVQQLLSGACNSISPPTGPLDQLSTTEKFVYASIANLLICLAALVGVMVLLCTSCSSVFQLVIQFCVSLAVGSLTGDALLHLLPMFLGLHVHSEGTDHGHSEEVPDYICKILVMMAGIYCFYLMETIFSIITTHKDSHHHSLHHHGEESEPHHCDHGKVLEMYMQEKNNKQSISQTDLVESEHSGDTEKAYPEPNQRSREQRLLPYMVTIGDGIHNFADGLAIGAAFSVSWNSGLATSLAVFCHELPHELGDFAVLLHSGLSVKKALMLNVGSALTSFIGLYIALTVSTDLATKQWIAAITSGLFLYVGLADMLPTMIHADNRRPWLMFLLQNLGLLSGWGMLLLLSLYEERIGF, from the exons ATGGAAACTATATATAGGTGTTTTCCCGTTATTCTCCTATGTCTGAGTTTTAACCTATTCAGCTATGCGTGGTGTTCACCTATGGATGTATATGGGAAAGTGGTGGAGCTCGTTTCGCCAGGAGAGGAATACCTGGATGAAATGTCAGTTCGCTCCtttttcaaacagttggagaagCGTGTGCAGTGCCCTGGTGTGTCGTGTGAAAAG TGCCTCTCTGTGCAGTCAGTAGACCAGCTGGTGGGTAACTTCACCAGCACTGGTGGTCTCCTTCACAACGAGGGCTTCTTCAGAGTAGCGGCAGGATGCTGCCTGTACCTCAGCTCTCCCTCAGAGGCCTGCTCTGCCGTGAGGGCAGGGAGGTGGGGGGACGAGACGGACAACTTCATCCATGAGATCACAGGCTATGAGCATGGGGATGGACACGGAGACATGGAGAGCAGTGGGATAAAGACACTGCTCCATAACTTGAAGAAGCACTACAGGCCCGATCAGCAGTACGACCAG CAGTGTCTTACTGGTCAAGACATCTTGGAGGAGATGAATGATGGTGTCCCACACAACATGGATGTGGTGTTTGGATACATAGTTTACCATGCTTTGCGAGGTGACTGCATGACTGCCAGAGCACTGCCCGAAGAGGACTACTTTCTGGATTTCATATTCAACTCCTTCGGTTCTGACAACATTACCATACATG AGCTGGAAGGTCTTATGAACAGCCTACAACTGGGTGGAGTCCATGAAGAGGATCACGATCATAGAGATCAAGAGGGACACAAAGATGAACATGGTCACGATGACCACGTTGACCATGACCATAGTGACCACAGTACTGTTAGCAGGGGTCGGGGGGGTCGAAGTGGAGGTGATGCTTTCAGGACGAGTCATGAGGAGGGGTACCACCATAGGAACATCAGCAGCTGGGAACTG CCGTGTTTTCTCCACGTAGACGTGTTTCAGTCCTGTTTCCTCCACGTGGACGTGTTTCAGCCCTGTTTCCTCCACGTGGACGTGTTTCAATCCTGTTTCCGCCACGTGGACGTGTTTCAGCCCTGTTTCCTCCACGTGGACGTGTTTCAGCCCTGTTTCCTCCACGTGGACGTGTTTCAGCCCTGTTTCCTCCACGTGGACGTGTTTCAGCCCTGTTTCCTCCACGTGGGCGTGTTTCAGTCCTGTTTCCTCCACGTGGGCGTGTTTCAGCCCTGTTTCCTCCACGTGGACGTGTTTCAGCCCTGTTTCCTCCACGTGGGCGTGTTTCAGCCCTGTTTCCTCCACGTGGGCGTGTTTCAGCCCTGTTTCCTCCACGTGGGCGTGTTTCAGCCCTGTTTCCTCCACGTGGGCGTGTTTCAGCCCTGTTTCCTCCACGTGGACGTGTTTCAGTCCTGTTTCCTCCACGTGGACGTGTTTCAGCCCTGTTTCCTCCACGTGGACGTGTTTCATCCCTGTTTCCTCCACGTGGAC ATGTGTTTCAGCCCGGAGGAGCTGATAAAGATCCATGGGCTGAATGGATCTAGCCTGTCCAGGTCTGACGTGGCCCGGCTCAGCCCAGCCCTGGTCCAGCAGCTCCTCAGTGGTGCCTGCAACAGCATCTCTCCCCCCACTGGACCATTAGACCAGCTCAGCACCACAGAGA AGTTTGTGTATGCCTCCATAGCCAATCTGCTGATCTGTCTGGCCGCCCTGGTTGGCGTTATGGTGCTGCTGTGTACCTCCTGCAGCAGTGTCTTCCAGCTCGTCATTCAGTTCTGTGTCAGCCTGGCCGTTGGCTCCCTCACTGGGGACGCCCTGTTGCACCTCCTGCCTATG TTCCTAGGCCTCCATGTTCACAGTGAAGGAACAGATCACGGCCACTCAGAGGAGGTTCCAGACTACATCTGTAAAATACTGGTGATGATGGCTGGTATCTACTGCTTCTATCTCATGGAGACTATCTTCTCCATCATCACCACTCACAAGGACAGCCATCACCATTCCCTGCATCACCATGGG GAGGAGTCTGAGCCCCATCACTGTGACCATGGTAAAGTCCTGGAGATGTACATGCAGGAGAAAAATAACAAGCAGTCCATCTCACAGACTGACCTG GTTGAAAGTGAGCACAGTGGGGACACAGAGAAAGCCTATCCAGAACCAAACCAGCGCTCAAGAG AACAGCGTCTGCTACCCTACATGGTTACCATAGGGGACGGGATACATAACTTTGCCGATGGCCTGGCTATCGGAGCGGCCTTTTCTGTTTCCTGGAATTCCGGCCTTGCCACGTCTTTGGCTGTGTTCTGTCATGAGTTGCCTCATGAACTGG GTGATTTTGCAGTCCTGCTACACAGCGGGTTGTCAGTGAAGAAGGCCTTGATGCTGAACGTGGGCAGTGCCCTCACATCCTTCATCGGACTCTACATTGCCCTCACCGTCTCTACTGACCTGGCCACCAAGCAGTGGATCGCGGCCATCACCTCTGGTCTCTTCCTGTATGTGGGTCTGGCTGATATG CTCCCCACCATGATCCATGCGGACAACCGTAGGCCCTGGCTCATGTTCCTGCTCCAGAACTTAGGACTGCTGTCTGGCTGGGGCATgctgctgctcctctctctgtatgaGGAAAGGATTGGCTTCTAG